The following are from one region of the Amycolatopsis sp. QT-25 genome:
- a CDS encoding PQQ-dependent sugar dehydrogenase, protein MSLRRTLAATFAAATAVSIAAVPAAAAEAPSVQAIRQLASGLDQAWSIDFLPDGTGLFTQKDAKTISKIDKAGKVTTVQTIPGVSVTAEAGLLGIAVSPNYAADQTVFIYYTTSSDNRIAKLKLGQTPTPIVTGIPRGSQYHHGGRIRFGPDGHLYAGTGDGQNGANAQNKNSLGGKVLRVTTDGAAAPGNPFNSRVYSYGHRNVQGLTWANGQLYVSDIGANRLDELNKIDPGKNYGWPTCEGPCSTAGMTNPVKAWPTSSATPSGLAAYQGSLYMASLKGGTYKLDLNGNGGKLWTNLGRTRDAVAGPDGRLYTITPGALYVSDGS, encoded by the coding sequence ATGTCCTTACGTCGTACTCTCGCCGCCACGTTCGCCGCGGCGACGGCCGTGTCGATCGCGGCCGTCCCGGCGGCGGCCGCCGAAGCGCCGTCCGTCCAGGCGATCAGGCAGCTCGCGAGCGGCCTCGACCAGGCCTGGTCGATCGACTTCCTGCCCGACGGCACCGGCCTCTTCACGCAGAAGGACGCCAAGACGATCAGCAAGATCGACAAGGCGGGCAAGGTCACCACGGTCCAGACCATCCCCGGGGTGAGCGTCACCGCGGAAGCCGGCCTGCTCGGCATCGCCGTCTCGCCGAACTACGCCGCCGACCAGACGGTCTTCATCTACTACACGACCAGTTCCGACAACCGGATCGCCAAGCTGAAGCTGGGCCAGACCCCGACGCCGATCGTCACCGGCATCCCGCGTGGTTCGCAGTACCACCACGGCGGGCGGATCAGGTTCGGCCCCGACGGCCATCTCTACGCGGGTACCGGCGACGGTCAGAACGGCGCCAACGCGCAGAACAAGAACTCCCTCGGCGGCAAGGTCCTGCGCGTCACCACCGACGGCGCGGCCGCGCCCGGCAACCCGTTCAACAGCCGCGTCTACTCCTACGGCCACCGCAACGTCCAGGGGCTGACCTGGGCGAACGGGCAGCTGTACGTTTCCGACATCGGCGCCAACAGGCTCGACGAGCTGAACAAGATCGACCCGGGCAAGAACTACGGCTGGCCGACCTGCGAGGGTCCGTGCAGCACGGCGGGGATGACCAACCCGGTCAAGGCCTGGCCGACGTCCTCGGCGACGCCGAGCGGACTCGCGGCTTACCAAGGCTCGCTGTACATGGCTTCGCTCAAGGGCGGCACGTACAAACTGGACCTGAACGGCAACGGCGGCAAGCTCTGGACCAACCTCGGCCGCACGCGTGACGCGGTCGCCGGCCCGGACGGCCGCCTGTACACGATCACGCCGGGCGCGCTCTACGTCTCCGACGGCAGCTAG
- the pqqA gene encoding pyrroloquinoline quinone precursor peptide PqqA translates to MSETVEVWTTPDFVEYETPMEVTAYAARMED, encoded by the coding sequence ATGAGCGAAACCGTCGAGGTATGGACCACCCCCGACTTCGTCGAGTACGAGACCCCCATGGAGGTCACCGCCTACGCGGCCCGCATGGAGGACTGA
- the pqqC gene encoding pyrroloquinoline-quinone synthase PqqC, which yields MSSSDFIAALRGLSHRYWGTHPFHERMHRGDLSEDELRIWAANRWYYQCVLPQKDAAIISNCPVPEIRREWLDRIVYHDGTKAGDGGIERWLRLCTAVGLDREEVLDQRHVAPGVRFAVDAYVTFARTKPWLEAVASGLTEMFAGHLMQRRVADMLANYSWIARDDLDYFTNRIDKVSGEGKGTLDIVVQHAVTREQQEKAIAALSFKTDVLWSMLDAIERAADQE from the coding sequence ATGTCGTCGTCGGACTTCATCGCGGCCTTGCGCGGGCTTTCGCACCGCTATTGGGGCACCCATCCGTTCCACGAGCGGATGCACCGCGGCGACCTGTCCGAAGACGAGCTGAGGATCTGGGCCGCGAACCGCTGGTACTACCAATGCGTGCTCCCGCAGAAGGACGCGGCGATCATCAGCAACTGCCCGGTACCGGAAATACGCCGGGAATGGCTCGACCGCATCGTCTATCACGATGGGACCAAGGCCGGAGACGGCGGAATCGAGCGATGGCTCCGCTTGTGCACCGCGGTGGGGCTCGACCGCGAGGAGGTTCTCGATCAGCGACACGTCGCCCCCGGCGTACGGTTCGCCGTCGACGCCTACGTGACTTTCGCCCGCACGAAACCTTGGCTCGAAGCGGTCGCTTCGGGGCTGACCGAAATGTTCGCCGGCCATCTCATGCAGCGCCGGGTCGCCGACATGCTGGCGAACTATTCGTGGATCGCGCGGGACGACCTCGACTATTTCACCAATCGCATCGACAAGGTCTCCGGTGAGGGCAAGGGGACGCTCGACATCGTGGTGCAGCACGCCGTCACCCGTGAGCAGCAGGAGAAGGCGATCGCGGCGTTGTCGTTCAAGACCGACGTGCTCTGGTCGATGCTCGACGCCATCGAGCGCGCCGCGGACCAGGAGTAG
- the pqqD gene encoding pyrroloquinoline quinone biosynthesis peptide chaperone PqqD, with translation MSTLEPGSVPRLRRGVRLSYDQTRETHVLLFPEGVLVPNPTAAAVLGLCDGVADVAAIASALSERYAGVREDEILDLLSRLGERRIVEWT, from the coding sequence ATGAGCACCCTCGAACCGGGCTCGGTGCCGCGGCTGCGGCGCGGGGTCCGGCTGAGCTACGACCAGACCAGGGAAACGCACGTCCTCCTGTTCCCCGAAGGCGTGCTCGTCCCCAATCCGACCGCCGCCGCCGTGCTCGGGCTCTGCGATGGCGTCGCAGACGTCGCGGCGATCGCTTCGGCCTTGTCCGAACGCTACGCCGGTGTGCGCGAAGACGAAATCCTGGACCTTCTGTCCCGGCTGGGAGAACGGCGGATCGTCGAATGGACCTGA
- the pqqE gene encoding pyrroloquinoline quinone biosynthesis protein PqqE — translation MDLKPAAPPLGMLAELTHRCPLHCPYCSNPVELIARDGELSTEEWLSVLSQARELGVLQVHLSGGEPLARPDLPILVEHATKLGCYVNLVTSGLGLTESRLDDLVERGIAHIQLSVQGATAERADRLAGARAHDRKLVAAELIKKAGLPLSVNVVLHRQNHDQLAGIIDLAEAMGADRLELANTQYYGWALRNRDALMPTRRQLDEAEPIVRAAIERLRGRMEIIYVVADYYERYPKPCMYGWGARQLTVAPDGNVLPCPASTAIETLEFDNVRDRPLAWIWYESGSFNAYRGEDWMPDTCGTCERRAIDFGGCRCQAFQLIGDAAATDPVCSRSPQRDVVDLILATPPKTDDLVMRAPR, via the coding sequence ATGGACCTGAAACCCGCGGCACCGCCACTGGGCATGCTGGCCGAGCTGACCCATCGCTGCCCGCTGCACTGTCCGTACTGTTCGAATCCGGTCGAGCTGATCGCCCGCGACGGCGAACTGTCCACTGAGGAATGGCTTTCCGTGCTGTCACAGGCACGGGAACTCGGTGTGCTCCAAGTGCACCTGTCCGGCGGCGAACCACTCGCCAGACCGGACCTGCCCATCCTGGTCGAACACGCCACGAAACTGGGTTGCTACGTGAACCTGGTGACGTCCGGGCTCGGTCTGACGGAGTCCAGATTGGACGATCTCGTCGAACGCGGCATCGCGCACATCCAGCTGTCCGTGCAAGGCGCGACAGCCGAACGCGCGGACCGGCTCGCCGGCGCACGGGCCCACGACCGGAAACTGGTCGCGGCCGAGCTGATCAAGAAGGCGGGCCTGCCGCTTTCGGTGAACGTCGTCCTGCACCGGCAGAACCACGATCAGCTCGCCGGGATCATCGACCTCGCCGAAGCGATGGGCGCGGACCGGCTCGAACTGGCCAACACGCAGTACTACGGCTGGGCCCTGCGCAACCGCGACGCCCTGATGCCGACCAGGCGGCAACTCGACGAGGCCGAGCCGATCGTGCGCGCGGCCATCGAACGGCTGCGCGGTCGCATGGAGATCATCTACGTCGTCGCCGACTACTACGAGCGGTACCCGAAGCCCTGCATGTACGGCTGGGGCGCACGGCAATTGACCGTGGCGCCCGACGGGAACGTGCTGCCGTGCCCCGCGTCGACGGCGATCGAGACGCTGGAATTCGACAACGTGCGGGACAGGCCGCTGGCGTGGATCTGGTACGAATCCGGTTCCTTCAACGCCTATCGCGGCGAGGACTGGATGCCGGACACCTGCGGCACCTGCGAACGCCGCGCGATCGACTTCGGCGGCTGCCGGTGCCAGGCGTTCCAGCTCATCGGCGACGCCGCGGCCACGGATCCGGTGTGCTCACGATCGCCCCAGCGCGACGTCGTCGACCTCATCCTCGCCACGCCCCCGAAAACGGACGACCTCGTGATGCGGGCGCCGCGATGA
- the pqqB gene encoding pyrroloquinoline quinone biosynthesis protein PqqB: MRVILLGTAAGGGFPQWNCACALCVSAAPPRTQDCVAVSADGQGWYLLNASPDIRAQILATPPLRAGPGPREIPLRGVLLTDAELDHSLGLLLLREAGGLPVWAPDAVLHALSEQFPARSIIDGYGGWDWLPSSEVAIDGLRVSTLPVSDKRPKYARSSTEDGSWVVAYRIEDPQTGGVLVYAPCLKSWPDGFDEFTRDAGLVLLDGTFFAPDEMSGATAAKVGDGAQLAMGHLPITGSLAKLRPGPRWAYTHLNNTNPVIDPASPEHAAVLAGGASLPLDGSEFKL; encoded by the coding sequence ATGAGGGTGATCCTGCTCGGCACCGCGGCGGGCGGCGGTTTCCCGCAATGGAACTGCGCCTGCGCGTTGTGCGTTTCGGCCGCGCCGCCGCGGACGCAGGACTGCGTCGCGGTGAGCGCGGACGGGCAGGGCTGGTACCTGCTCAACGCGTCACCGGACATCCGCGCGCAGATTCTCGCCACACCACCGTTGCGCGCCGGGCCCGGGCCGAGGGAGATCCCGCTGCGCGGGGTCCTGCTCACCGACGCCGAACTCGATCATTCACTCGGCCTGCTTCTGCTGCGGGAAGCGGGCGGGCTGCCGGTGTGGGCGCCGGACGCCGTCCTGCACGCGCTGTCCGAACAGTTCCCCGCGCGCTCGATCATCGACGGCTACGGCGGCTGGGACTGGCTGCCGTCGTCGGAGGTCGCCATCGACGGTCTTCGGGTCAGCACGCTTCCCGTGAGCGACAAGCGGCCGAAGTACGCGCGTTCGTCCACCGAGGATGGTTCGTGGGTGGTGGCGTACCGGATCGAGGATCCGCAGACCGGCGGTGTCCTCGTGTACGCTCCCTGTCTGAAGAGCTGGCCGGACGGCTTCGACGAGTTCACCCGCGATGCCGGCCTCGTGTTGCTGGACGGAACCTTCTTCGCGCCGGACGAGATGTCGGGTGCCACCGCGGCGAAGGTCGGCGACGGCGCCCAGCTGGCGATGGGGCATCTGCCGATCACCGGAAGTCTAGCGAAGCTCCGCCCCGGCCCGCGTTGGGCGTATACGCATCTGAACAACACGAACCCGGTGATCGACCCTGCCTCGCCGGAGCACGCCGCCGTCCTGGCCGGCGGCGCCTCACTTCCCTTGGACGGCAGTGAATTCAAGCTCTAG
- a CDS encoding aldo/keto reductase, with translation MAAIRYARELRVDFFDTAQAYGFGMSEAMLGKVLREELKRDRDNLVLATKGGIEPRSDRSRDSRCEWLTQGIEDSLRFLDVDHIDLGRNFVDAGKIRHVGVSNDDAAGPAAFGRTRPVETWQPPYHLFRRDVETTVLPYARKNDIGVLMYSPLGSGLLTGFSRRRRRSRRPTDVPGLRRSPGRSSGAISPSSTGSKNSPRPKPTSPRKTSPNSIGSLPTPFPCRARARKTSPRA, from the coding sequence ATCGCCGCGATCCGTTATGCCCGCGAACTCCGAGTCGACTTCTTCGACACCGCCCAGGCCTACGGTTTCGGGATGTCCGAAGCGATGCTCGGGAAGGTGTTGCGCGAAGAGCTCAAGCGCGACCGCGACAACCTCGTCCTCGCCACGAAGGGCGGCATCGAGCCGCGTTCCGACCGCTCGCGCGACTCCCGGTGTGAGTGGCTGACGCAGGGAATCGAGGACAGCCTTCGTTTCCTCGACGTCGACCACATCGACCTCGGCAGGAATTTCGTCGACGCCGGAAAGATCCGGCACGTCGGTGTCTCGAACGACGACGCCGCGGGGCCGGCCGCCTTCGGCCGGACCCGTCCGGTGGAGACTTGGCAGCCGCCGTACCACCTGTTCCGCCGTGACGTCGAAACCACTGTGCTGCCGTACGCGCGGAAGAACGACATCGGCGTGCTCATGTACAGCCCGCTGGGCAGTGGCCTGCTGACCGGTTTTTCACGCCGGAGACGACGTTCGAGAAGGCCGACTGACGTTCCCGGTCTTCGGCGTTCACCGGGGAGATCTTCCGGCGCGATCTCGCCGTCGTCGACCGGCTCAAAGAATTCACCGCGGCCGAAGCCGACCTCACCGCGGAAGACCTCACCAAACTCGATCGGCTCATTACCGACGCCGTTCCCGTGTCGGGCGCGAGCCCGGAAGACGTCGCCTAGAGCTTGA
- a CDS encoding helix-turn-helix domain-containing protein — protein sequence MSESPGLDGLRVLAHPVRLRILSLLTGVAMSAAEVARELGETQANVSYHLRRLHEAGLLDVAEVVRIRGGLAKRYRHDPESGARFTSTNPREEQLLLATMAEELKRRSEFRVPGERASMTDAEMWVDRETWEKALEHARELSRLLHSAARPPRTRDTIPVSATVSLFEMTRS from the coding sequence ATGTCCGAATCTCCCGGCCTCGACGGGCTGCGTGTCCTCGCCCACCCCGTACGGTTGCGCATTCTGTCGCTTTTGACCGGTGTCGCGATGAGTGCGGCCGAGGTCGCGCGCGAACTCGGTGAGACACAGGCGAATGTCAGCTATCACCTGCGGCGGCTGCACGAGGCCGGCCTGCTCGACGTCGCCGAGGTGGTGCGGATTCGAGGAGGGCTGGCGAAACGCTACCGGCACGATCCGGAGTCCGGAGCGCGGTTCACCTCGACGAACCCGCGGGAGGAGCAGCTTCTCCTCGCGACAATGGCCGAAGAACTCAAGCGCCGCAGCGAATTTCGCGTTCCGGGCGAACGCGCGTCGATGACGGACGCGGAGATGTGGGTCGACCGCGAGACCTGGGAGAAGGCGCTCGAACACGCGCGCGAACTGAGCAGGCTGCTGCACTCGGCCGCGCGGCCGCCCCGCACTCGGGACA